In Anaerolineales bacterium, a single genomic region encodes these proteins:
- a CDS encoding DUF559 domain-containing protein produces GKGPGDRGEDGKEQDFISVLLRLSRYDFYCHKASLIVELDGPVHRENPEKDRERDLILKANGFRILRFWNEEVFDNIDSIVERISMS; encoded by the coding sequence GGGGGAAGGGGCCAGGGGATAGGGGTGAGGATGGAAAAGAGCAGGATTTCATTTCAGTATTACTGAGGCTGAGCAGATACGATTTTTATTGCCATAAGGCAAGCCTCATTGTGGAGTTGGATGGTCCCGTTCATCGTGAAAATCCGGAAAAAGATAGAGAAAGAGACCTCATTCTCAAAGCAAACGGCTTTCGAATTCTACGATTTTGGAATGAGGAGGTATTTGACAATATAGACTCCATTGTGGAGAGAATTTCGATGAGTTAG
- a CDS encoding amidohydrolase family protein, translating into MLISLPGLIDPHVHMREPGQTHKEDWRSGTAAALAGGFTCVLAMPNTHPPVVDLVSLDEAETAARKKSLCDYGLFLGAGSRNGKTAAELAPKTAGLKMYLDLTFGALQLKTQTAVNSHMANWPADKPIVVHAEGRKIAMAIQIAARLNRGLHIAHVSRKSEILLIKAAKEKGVKVTCEATPHHLLLTKEDLPRIGAGRGEVRPRLAAKADQQALWENLAVIDCFATDHAPHTLDEKDGKNPPPGFPGLETALALLLTAVHEGRLTVEDVLQRMHDNPRRIFSIPEQLMTMIQVDLEARWTIRGEYLKTRCAWTPFEGWNVRGRVMRVDLRGVTAYDAPDVTVEPGFGRNISGGLAPDPVKPIPLDL; encoded by the coding sequence ATGCTGATCAGCCTTCCGGGATTGATCGATCCGCATGTCCACATGCGCGAGCCGGGCCAGACCCATAAGGAAGATTGGCGCAGCGGCACGGCCGCCGCGCTGGCCGGCGGGTTCACCTGTGTGCTGGCGATGCCGAACACCCATCCGCCGGTGGTCGACCTGGTTTCTTTGGATGAAGCGGAAACGGCCGCGCGGAAAAAGTCGCTGTGCGACTACGGCTTGTTCCTCGGCGCCGGAAGCCGCAACGGGAAGACCGCCGCGGAGTTGGCTCCCAAAACCGCCGGGCTGAAAATGTACCTCGACCTCACCTTCGGCGCGCTGCAGCTAAAAACCCAAACCGCGGTAAACTCCCACATGGCCAACTGGCCCGCCGATAAACCGATCGTCGTCCATGCCGAAGGCCGGAAAATCGCCATGGCGATTCAGATCGCGGCCCGGCTGAATCGCGGCCTGCACATCGCGCACGTCAGCCGCAAATCGGAAATCCTCCTGATCAAGGCCGCCAAGGAAAAAGGGGTGAAGGTCACCTGCGAAGCCACTCCCCATCACCTCCTGCTGACCAAGGAAGACCTCCCGCGGATCGGGGCCGGTCGCGGGGAGGTGCGGCCCCGGCTGGCTGCCAAAGCCGATCAGCAGGCGCTTTGGGAAAACCTGGCGGTGATCGATTGCTTCGCAACCGATCACGCCCCCCATACCCTGGACGAAAAGGACGGGAAGAATCCGCCGCCGGGATTTCCCGGCTTGGAGACCGCGCTGGCGCTGCTGCTGACCGCCGTCCACGAGGGACGCTTGACGGTCGAGGATGTGCTCCAGCGCATGCACGACAATCCGCGGCGGATCTTTTCCATCCCCGAGCAATTGATGACGATGATCCAGGTCGACCTCGAAGCGCGGTGGACGATCCGCGGGGAGTACCTGAAAACCCGATGCGCTTGGACTCCCTTCGAGGGATGGAACGTCCGCGGCCGGGTGATGCGGGTTGATCTCCGCGGGGTAACCGCCTACGACGCGCCGGACGTCACCGTCGAACCCGGGTTTGGGAGGAACATATCCGGCGGGCTTGCACCCGACCCGGTGAAACCCATTCCGTTGGATTTATAG
- the pyrB gene encoding aspartate carbamoyltransferase: MSTYVPPTQRREKSPHLPFGDMRQTPFYGKDIISVAQFDRSGLEYVFGVAEEMRSMVEHVGTFDLLKGKILANLFYEPSTRTSSSFMAAMQRLGGSVIPINEVRYSSVAKGESLPDTVRTLESYADVIVIRHPEVGSAAIAAQYSRKPVINAGDGVGEHPTQALLDLFTIREELGRTDGLTVTMLGDLKYGRTVHSLSRLLSQFKTKVHCVSPGILRMPSELVAELKARGVPVQEHAALETILPETDVLYVTRVQKERFEDPAAYESVKSAFVISPETLVKAKDHMIVMHPLPRVGEIAMELDEDPRAAYFRQMEYGLYTRMALLAMVLGKA, from the coding sequence ATGTCCACGTATGTTCCCCCGACCCAGCGTCGCGAAAAGAGCCCGCACCTTCCCTTCGGCGACATGCGCCAGACGCCGTTCTATGGCAAAGACATCATCTCCGTGGCCCAGTTCGACCGGAGCGGGTTGGAGTACGTGTTCGGCGTGGCCGAGGAGATGCGCTCGATGGTCGAGCATGTCGGCACGTTCGACCTGCTCAAGGGCAAGATCCTGGCCAACCTGTTCTACGAACCCTCGACCCGAACCTCCTCCTCCTTCATGGCGGCGATGCAGCGGCTGGGCGGAAGCGTGATCCCGATCAATGAGGTGCGCTACTCCTCGGTGGCGAAGGGCGAATCCCTGCCGGATACGGTGCGCACGCTGGAATCCTACGCCGACGTGATCGTCATCCGCCATCCGGAGGTGGGATCCGCGGCGATCGCGGCGCAATACTCGCGCAAGCCGGTGATCAACGCCGGCGACGGCGTGGGCGAACATCCCACCCAAGCCCTGCTCGACCTGTTCACCATCCGCGAGGAGCTCGGCCGGACCGACGGGCTGACGGTGACGATGCTGGGAGACCTGAAATACGGGCGCACCGTCCATTCGCTCTCGCGCCTGCTGTCACAATTCAAGACCAAGGTGCATTGCGTGTCGCCCGGGATCCTGCGCATGCCCTCCGAGCTGGTGGCCGAGCTGAAGGCGCGGGGGGTTCCGGTCCAGGAGCATGCCGCTTTGGAAACGATCCTCCCGGAGACCGACGTGCTATACGTAACCCGCGTGCAGAAGGAGCGGTTTGAGGATCCGGCCGCCTACGAATCGGTTAAAAGCGCCTTCGTGATTTCGCCCGAGACTCTGGTAAAGGCCAAAGACCACATGATTGTCATGCACCCGCTGCCGCGCGTCGGCGAGATCGCCATGGAGCTCGACGAGGACCCGCGGGCGGCCTACTTCCGCCAGATGGAATACGGACTCTACACCCGCATGGCGCTCCTGGCGATGGTGCTGGGGAAGGCCTAA
- the pyrF gene encoding orotidine-5'-phosphate decarboxylase has protein sequence MMNFSSLLDRRAKAVQSLLCVGLDPHPNLLAAPNAAAAKDFCLRIVRETADLALAFKPNIAFFEAFGAEGYTALVDVVGACRAQGVPVILDAKRGDIGDTSKAYARMAFETLGVDAVTVNPYLGGDSVAPFLEREERGAIVLCRTSNPGAADLQLRRLDGVPLFERVVELAQAWNKRGNVGLVAGATDPVAIARVRTLAPDLWLLVPGVGAQGGDLEASLEAGLRADGLGMLINVSRSLAKAASPRTEAEALVAAMREAMQADRAAKGGPSPAHREVAEILSASGCVKFGNFTLKSGKQSPIYLDLRQLVSHPDLLARAAAGYVPLLKTLAFDRIAGLPYAALPIAAAISLQAGWPMIYPRKEAKDYGTKAQIEGEHKPGERIAMVDDVITTGGAKLEALEKLRGAGLVVEDLVVLVDRESGGAESLTAAGLRLHSAARLRDLLPIWQAQGKLTAEQVGQVLEGK, from the coding sequence ATGATGAATTTCTCAAGCTTGCTTGACCGACGCGCCAAAGCCGTACAATCCCTGCTCTGCGTCGGATTGGATCCGCATCCGAATCTGCTGGCGGCGCCGAACGCGGCCGCGGCCAAGGATTTCTGCCTGCGGATCGTCCGCGAGACGGCGGACCTGGCGCTGGCGTTCAAGCCCAACATCGCTTTCTTCGAGGCTTTCGGTGCGGAGGGGTACACGGCGCTGGTGGACGTGGTCGGTGCGTGCCGCGCGCAGGGCGTTCCGGTGATCCTCGATGCCAAGCGCGGCGACATCGGCGACACCTCGAAGGCCTACGCGCGGATGGCGTTCGAAACGCTCGGGGTCGACGCGGTCACGGTCAATCCGTACCTGGGCGGCGACTCAGTTGCGCCGTTTCTCGAGCGGGAGGAGCGCGGCGCGATCGTCCTGTGCCGCACCTCCAATCCGGGCGCGGCGGATCTTCAACTGCGGCGGCTGGACGGCGTGCCCCTCTTCGAGCGGGTGGTCGAACTGGCGCAAGCGTGGAACAAACGCGGGAACGTTGGCTTGGTGGCGGGAGCGACGGATCCGGTGGCGATCGCGCGCGTGCGGACTCTCGCCCCGGACCTGTGGCTGCTGGTTCCGGGCGTCGGCGCGCAAGGCGGCGATTTGGAAGCTTCGCTGGAAGCCGGATTGCGCGCCGACGGGCTGGGGATGCTGATCAACGTCTCGCGTTCGCTGGCCAAAGCCGCCAGCCCGCGGACCGAAGCCGAAGCCCTGGTGGCGGCCATGCGCGAGGCGATGCAGGCCGACCGCGCGGCGAAGGGCGGCCCCTCCCCGGCCCACCGCGAGGTCGCCGAGATCCTCAGCGCCTCGGGCTGCGTCAAATTCGGAAACTTCACGCTCAAATCCGGCAAGCAATCGCCGATCTACCTCGACCTGCGGCAGCTGGTTTCGCATCCGGATCTGCTGGCGCGCGCGGCGGCGGGCTACGTTCCGCTGCTCAAGACCCTCGCGTTCGACCGCATCGCCGGCCTGCCCTACGCCGCATTGCCGATCGCGGCCGCGATCAGCCTGCAGGCCGGCTGGCCGATGATCTACCCGCGCAAGGAAGCCAAGGACTATGGGACGAAGGCGCAGATCGAAGGCGAACACAAGCCGGGCGAGCGGATCGCGATGGTCGATGACGTGATCACCACCGGCGGAGCCAAGCTCGAGGCGCTCGAGAAGCTGCGCGGCGCGGGTCTGGTGGTCGAGGATCTGGTCGTGCTGGTCGACCGCGAATCCGGCGGCGCGGAAAGCCTGACCGCGGCCGGCTTGCGTCTACATTCCGCCGCCCGCCTGCGCGACCTGCTGCCGATCTGGCAGGCGCAGGGGAAACTCACGGCGGAGCAGGTAGGGCAGGTGCTGGAAGGTAAGTAG
- a CDS encoding transposase, with protein MPEYRRFYLSGGVYFFTVVAYDRKPLWSGPKAREMLWVAWEETKKRRPFHVEAFVLLPDHLHCIWRLPEGDADFSTRWKEIKRRFSREFGLTTGIGGERNPSRIKKGEAAIWQRRFWEHAIRDQYDFTNHVAYIHFNPVKHGLVNQVKDWPWSSFHRYVALGILDLDWGGIDLSLDAGE; from the coding sequence ATGCCAGAATATCGACGGTTTTATCTTTCGGGCGGAGTGTACTTCTTCACGGTTGTCGCCTATGATCGAAAACCTTTATGGAGTGGTCCAAAGGCGCGCGAAATGTTGTGGGTTGCATGGGAGGAAACAAAGAAACGTCGGCCATTCCATGTGGAAGCATTCGTACTGTTACCGGATCACTTGCACTGCATCTGGAGGCTTCCGGAAGGGGATGCGGATTTCTCCACGCGATGGAAGGAAATTAAGCGTCGGTTTTCCCGCGAGTTCGGGTTAACTACCGGCATCGGAGGCGAAAGAAATCCCTCCAGAATCAAGAAGGGTGAGGCAGCAATCTGGCAGCGTCGGTTTTGGGAACATGCCATCCGTGACCAATACGACTTTACCAATCATGTGGCATACATCCATTTCAATCCCGTCAAACACGGTTTGGTCAACCAGGTAAAGGATTGGCCTTGGTCCAGTTTCCATCGCTACGTCGCATTGGGAATTCTCGATCTTGATTGGGGCGGGATTGATCTGTCGCTCGACGCAGGAGAGTAG
- a CDS encoding dihydroorotate dehydrogenase yields the protein MEGLDVTLGGLRLGTPLVSASGIYGLDYERLAGCAPWMSAAVTKTVTLHPRAGNPEPRIAETRAGMLNAIGLQNPGIAAFAAEELPKLRALEVPVIASVAGSETSEYVQCAEILNAREEVHAIELNVSCPNVEKGGIEFGSDASVLEELVAKVKKAVPGKTLIVKLTPNVTDIAATAQAAIDGGANALCIINTLRGMAIDVERQKPTLANRIGGLSGIGIHPVAVYAVYRCYTACCKKHNVAIIGLGGVTNAGEALELILAGATCVGIGTAMFRAPGVFADVAKGLLAYMKRKGIGSISEIIGKAVS from the coding sequence ATGGAAGGATTAGACGTCACACTCGGCGGGCTGCGTCTGGGGACCCCCCTGGTTTCCGCCTCGGGAATTTACGGGCTGGATTACGAGCGGCTGGCCGGCTGCGCGCCGTGGATGAGTGCGGCGGTTACCAAAACCGTCACCCTCCATCCGCGGGCGGGAAACCCTGAGCCGCGGATCGCCGAAACGCGGGCCGGAATGCTCAACGCGATCGGACTGCAGAATCCCGGGATTGCGGCCTTCGCCGCCGAAGAACTCCCCAAGCTGCGCGCGCTCGAGGTGCCGGTGATCGCCAGCGTGGCGGGATCGGAAACCTCCGAATACGTCCAGTGCGCGGAGATCCTGAACGCGCGCGAGGAAGTCCACGCGATCGAGCTCAACGTCTCCTGTCCGAACGTCGAAAAGGGCGGGATCGAATTCGGCTCCGACGCCTCTGTGCTGGAGGAACTCGTCGCCAAGGTGAAAAAAGCGGTTCCCGGGAAGACCCTGATCGTCAAACTGACGCCCAACGTCACCGACATCGCCGCTACCGCCCAAGCGGCGATCGACGGCGGAGCGAACGCGCTGTGCATCATCAACACCCTGCGCGGAATGGCGATCGACGTCGAACGGCAGAAGCCCACCCTCGCCAACCGGATCGGCGGCTTGAGCGGGATCGGGATCCACCCCGTCGCGGTGTACGCGGTCTATAGGTGCTACACCGCCTGTTGTAAGAAACACAACGTCGCCATCATCGGGCTGGGCGGCGTGACGAACGCCGGGGAAGCGCTTGAGCTGATCCTGGCCGGGGCAACCTGCGTCGGGATTGGGACGGCGATGTTCCGCGCGCCGGGGGTGTTCGCGGATGTGGCCAAGGGATTGTTGGCGTATATGAAGCGGAAGGGAATCGGATCCATTTCCGAAATCATCGGGAAGGCGGTTTCATAA
- a CDS encoding PadR family transcriptional regulator, which translates to MRSNRRSWRESRFGRGDFKYVVLDLLREKPNYGYEIIRALEDRFGGLYTPSAGTVYPTLQMLEEMGYITPSQVEGRKIYTITPGGTRFLEEQKEQVDDVRRRMNGWWDQRASSEEVHDMVGRMKDMLKTVKHNRRHVNPEKLRKVREVLDRAQREIEELLRE; encoded by the coding sequence TTGAGAAGTAATCGAAGGTCGTGGCGGGAAAGTCGATTTGGAAGGGGTGACTTTAAGTACGTCGTTCTGGATCTCCTGCGGGAAAAGCCCAACTACGGATATGAGATCATCCGCGCGCTGGAAGACCGATTCGGGGGACTCTATACCCCCAGCGCCGGGACGGTGTATCCGACCCTGCAGATGTTGGAGGAGATGGGGTACATCACGCCCTCTCAGGTTGAGGGGAGAAAGATTTATACGATCACACCCGGGGGAACCCGGTTTCTCGAGGAACAAAAGGAACAAGTGGACGACGTCCGCCGGCGCATGAACGGTTGGTGGGACCAGAGGGCTTCCTCGGAGGAGGTGCACGATATGGTGGGCAGAATGAAGGACATGTTGAAAACAGTAAAGCACAACCGGCGCCACGTAAATCCGGAAAAGCTGCGCAAGGTCCGGGAAGTCCTGGACCGCGCCCAGCGGGAAATCGAAGAATTGCTTCGCGAGTAA
- a CDS encoding ATP-binding cassette domain-containing protein produces MKKRTERTRAVDGISFTVGRGEIFGIPEPNSVGKTTATEILGDLHPPDSGEVRVLGLDVAREPQKIKERIGVQLQTTAFYPRLTMREVLDLFNTFYRGETRATNDLIEMMNLGEKRNTQSKYLSGAQRQRLSVALALVNKSEILFLDEPTTGLDPQARRSLWEVIRAANREGATVFLTTHYMDEAEVLCLRVAVVDRGRIIALDTPQKLIR; encoded by the coding sequence TTGAAAAAACGTACGGAACGGACCCGTGCCGTGGACGGGATCAGCTTTACCGTCGGGCGGGGGGAGATCTTCGGAATTCCGGAGCCCAACAGCGTCGGCAAGACGACCGCGACCGAAATCCTGGGTGACCTGCACCCGCCGGATTCGGGCGAGGTGCGGGTGCTCGGGCTGGATGTCGCGCGCGAGCCGCAAAAAATCAAGGAGCGCATCGGGGTCCAGCTGCAAACGACGGCGTTCTATCCGCGCCTGACGATGCGCGAGGTGCTCGATTTGTTCAACACGTTCTATCGCGGCGAAACCCGTGCCACCAATGATCTGATTGAGATGATGAACCTCGGTGAAAAGCGGAACACCCAGAGCAAGTACCTCTCAGGCGCCCAGCGCCAGCGGCTGTCGGTGGCTTTGGCCCTGGTCAACAAGTCTGAAATTCTGTTCCTCGACGAGCCGACGACCGGGCTGGATCCGCAGGCGCGCCGCAGCCTGTGGGAGGTGATCCGTGCGGCCAATCGCGAGGGCGCTACGGTGTTTCTCACCACGCACTATATGGACGAAGCCGAGGTCCTCTGCTTGCGGGTGGCGGTCGTCGACCGCGGGCGGATCATCGCGCTCGATACGCCCCAGAAACTGATCCGGTAA
- a CDS encoding ABC transporter permease, whose product MFWTIAFPVFFILLFGVIFSGGGDSSYRVGVADEDRTRIGSALAQAFGKVEILGVIEGSPDDLLEKLKRGELNEIVVIPEGVSAAVMLGKTADIRVHYNPSNQVTAQVLLTVVDKVLGGVGQGLAGRTALFAVRMETITASSLRTIDFLVPGILATAIMRLGIFATTPPLAQLREQQVLRRLGATPFTRTMLLAAQVAPRITIGLAQTGLIILVGILVFQVRIVGNLLYLAGFVVLGALSFVCLGYFMSTWGKTQEGINGASQFINFPMMFLSGLFFPVDSMPRWILPVVDAMPLSYLTDGFRQIMVGGTPLHPLGTDLLVLMAWLVICAVLAVKFFR is encoded by the coding sequence ATGTTCTGGACGATCGCTTTCCCGGTGTTCTTCATCCTGCTGTTCGGGGTCATCTTCAGCGGCGGCGGCGATTCCTCCTACAGAGTCGGTGTGGCCGATGAGGACCGAACCCGGATCGGTTCCGCGTTGGCGCAAGCCTTTGGGAAGGTCGAAATCCTGGGAGTGATCGAAGGCTCGCCGGACGACCTGCTGGAGAAACTCAAGCGCGGTGAGTTGAACGAGATCGTCGTCATCCCCGAGGGCGTCAGCGCCGCGGTGATGTTGGGCAAAACGGCCGACATCCGGGTGCACTACAATCCGTCGAACCAGGTCACCGCCCAGGTTCTGCTAACCGTCGTGGATAAAGTCCTCGGCGGCGTGGGGCAGGGGCTTGCCGGCCGGACGGCCTTGTTCGCGGTCCGGATGGAGACGATCACCGCCTCCTCGCTGCGGACGATTGATTTCCTCGTCCCCGGGATCCTGGCCACGGCGATCATGCGGCTGGGGATCTTCGCCACCACCCCGCCGCTGGCGCAGCTGCGCGAGCAGCAAGTCCTGCGCCGCCTTGGGGCGACGCCGTTCACTCGCACGATGCTTCTGGCGGCCCAGGTCGCTCCGCGGATCACTATCGGCTTGGCCCAGACCGGCCTGATCATCCTGGTCGGAATCCTGGTGTTCCAGGTCCGGATCGTCGGGAACCTGCTCTACCTCGCGGGCTTCGTGGTCCTCGGGGCGCTTTCCTTCGTCTGCCTGGGCTACTTCATGTCTACCTGGGGGAAGACCCAGGAAGGGATCAACGGCGCCAGCCAGTTCATCAATTTCCCGATGATGTTCCTCTCCGGGTTGTTCTTCCCGGTCGATTCGATGCCGCGCTGGATCCTTCCGGTGGTCGATGCGATGCCGCTCTCGTACCTTACGGACGGGTTCCGGCAAATCATGGTCGGGGGAACGCCGCTGCATCCGCTCGGGACCGACCTGCTGGTACTGATGGCCTGGCTGGTGATCTGCGCGGTCCTGGCGGTGAAATTCTTCCGCTAA